GTCAGATTATGCCTCCTGTTTCGAGTACTTTTCTTACGTGAGGCAACGGGGTAGCTTCGAGTACATTTTTGGTGAGGCAACGCGAGAGCTTGACAGTAGTTACTGCCGGACTAGTATTCGCACGCCGCACGCAATCTCAAACGCGGCGAAAGGACAACATGATGCACAGAACACTGCTGGCCACGGCCGCATGCTTCGCCATCCTGGTGATGGTCGGGTGTGGCAGCAAAGCCCCGCAACCAGCGGGGAAAACCGAAGAACCGAAGTTCACAGCTTCGGTCAAGATGCTGAACGAGACGAACGTAGCGTACTTGACCCGGACCGGCCCGTACGCGGGCGTAGGCCAGGCAATCAACGAACTGTTCGCGTGGCTGGAAAAGTGCCAGGTGAAACCCGCAGGCGGACCGTTCGCTGTGTTCCTGACCGGATTTGAGGTACCGCAGGAAAGCGCAAAGTGGGAAGTGTGCGTTCCGGTCCCAGCTGAGACCAAGGGTGATAAAGACGTCGCAGTCAAAGCAATGCCGGCGACACAAATTGCCGCTGCGC
The sequence above is a segment of the candidate division WOR-3 bacterium genome. Coding sequences within it:
- a CDS encoding GyrI-like domain-containing protein, which gives rise to MHRTLLATAACFAILVMVGCGSKAPQPAGKTEEPKFTASVKMLNETNVAYLTRTGPYAGVGQAINELFAWLEKCQVKPAGGPFAVFLTGFEVPQESAKWEVCVPVPAETKGDKDVAVKAMPATQIAAALYIGPYDKVGPVYEQLMKWVDENGYVVAGPCMEFYLSDPSKTPAESLKTEITCIVKPKAEEGQK